The following proteins are encoded in a genomic region of Micromonospora olivasterospora:
- a CDS encoding 2-isopropylmalate synthase: MSAFPTIATPAGPVPYDAPAWNRQRHSQMPSHRYRDVYARVEIPLTEREWPNCRLTRAPLWVPVDLRDGNQALPEPMDPARKQRFFELMVAMGYKEIEVGYPSASQTDFDFVRLIAEADIAPDDVTIVVFTPARRDLIERTVESVRGIANPVVIHMYTATAPVWRDVVLGHPASELKELILAGGRDVLKLTEGMPNARFEFSPEVFNLTEPDYVLDICDAITTLWDAAPERPVILNLPATVEIATPNVYADQIEYMHKNLTRRESVILSVHPHNDRGTGIACAELAVLAGAQRVEGCVFGNGERTGNVDIATLALNLHAQGVDPMIDFSDIGEIRRTVEHCNQLELHPRHPYAGDLVHTAFSGTHQDAIKKGFAEHHARATVQRRPEREIEWRVPYLPIDPADIGRSYDAVIRVNSQSGKGGISYLLETRYGIELPRRLQIDLARHVQYHTDATGTELSAAQLWAIFQEAYLSDGTIADVALMSYETTEAGGRVTTTVTLRVDGEVHTSTHSETGPVEALTSALAAHGRPVDVLSLHQTSIRAGSDSDALTLLEHRAPDGISWTGGVDRSVLTATLNAVIRAANSTASALAGRR, encoded by the coding sequence ATGTCTGCATTCCCCACCATCGCCACGCCAGCCGGCCCGGTTCCGTACGACGCACCGGCCTGGAACCGCCAGCGGCACTCGCAGATGCCGTCGCACCGCTACCGCGACGTCTACGCCCGGGTCGAGATCCCGCTCACCGAGCGTGAGTGGCCGAACTGCCGCCTGACACGGGCGCCGCTGTGGGTGCCGGTCGACCTCCGCGATGGCAACCAGGCCCTGCCCGAGCCGATGGACCCGGCCCGCAAGCAGCGGTTCTTCGAGCTGATGGTGGCGATGGGCTACAAGGAGATCGAGGTCGGCTATCCGTCGGCATCACAGACCGACTTCGATTTTGTCCGCCTCATCGCCGAGGCCGACATCGCCCCCGACGACGTCACGATCGTGGTCTTCACCCCGGCCCGCCGCGACCTGATCGAGCGGACGGTGGAATCAGTCCGGGGCATCGCGAACCCCGTCGTGATCCACATGTACACCGCGACCGCACCGGTTTGGCGTGACGTCGTGCTCGGTCATCCGGCGAGTGAGCTGAAGGAGCTGATCCTCGCCGGTGGACGTGACGTCCTGAAACTCACCGAGGGGATGCCGAACGCGAGGTTCGAGTTCTCGCCCGAGGTCTTCAACCTGACTGAGCCCGACTACGTCCTCGACATCTGCGACGCCATCACGACGCTGTGGGATGCCGCGCCGGAGCGGCCCGTGATCCTCAACCTGCCGGCGACCGTCGAGATCGCGACCCCGAACGTGTACGCCGACCAGATCGAGTACATGCACAAGAACCTCACCCGCCGCGAAAGCGTCATACTCTCGGTCCACCCGCACAACGACCGCGGCACTGGCATCGCCTGCGCCGAGCTTGCCGTACTTGCCGGAGCGCAGCGCGTCGAGGGCTGCGTCTTCGGCAACGGTGAGCGCACCGGCAACGTCGACATCGCGACGCTGGCGCTCAACCTGCACGCACAAGGCGTCGACCCGATGATCGACTTCTCCGACATCGGCGAGATCCGCCGCACCGTCGAGCACTGCAATCAACTCGAGCTGCACCCCCGCCACCCCTACGCCGGCGACCTCGTCCACACAGCCTTCAGCGGTACCCACCAGGACGCCATCAAGAAGGGCTTCGCCGAGCACCACGCCCGCGCGACCGTCCAAAGGCGCCCGGAGCGGGAGATCGAGTGGCGGGTGCCGTATCTGCCCATCGACCCTGCCGACATCGGACGCTCCTACGACGCCGTCATCCGGGTCAACTCCCAGTCCGGAAAAGGCGGCATCAGCTACCTCTTGGAGACCCGGTACGGCATTGAACTGCCGCGCCGGCTCCAGATCGACCTCGCACGACACGTGCAGTACCACACCGACGCGACCGGCACCGAGCTGTCGGCCGCCCAGCTGTGGGCGATCTTCCAGGAGGCGTACCTGTCCGACGGGACAATCGCCGACGTGGCGCTGATGAGCTACGAGACCACCGAAGCCGGCGGGCGAGTCACCACCACCGTCACACTGCGCGTGGACGGCGAGGTGCACACGAGCACCCACAGCGAGACTGGCCCCGTCGAGGCGCTCACCTCGGCACTCGCCGCCCACGGCCGACCCGTCGACGTCCTGAGCCTGCATCAGACCAGCATCCGGGCCGGCAGCGACAGCGACGCACTCACCCTCCTGGAACACCGGGCCCCCGACGGCATCAGCTGGACGGGCGGCGTCGACCGCTCCGTGCTCACCGCCACGCTGAACGCGGTCATCCGCGCGGCAAACTCGACGGCAAGCGCCCTGGCAGGTCGAAGATGA
- a CDS encoding ABC transporter ATP-binding protein, producing the protein MTTVLDLRNVTFRRNENTIVRGIDLTVRAGQHWALLGPNGAGKSTVLSLCGAQTHPTSGTVEVLGRRLGRVELQALRRDIGHVNPRHPLRSPLSVREVVLTGLTGTIETPPRWTPTVEQIERADSLIASVGLAQRRTATWPTLSQGERGRTLIARALACEPRLLLLDEPTTGLDVAAREQLLETIDNLPNTSPDLASILVTHHLEELPATTTHALLISGGRITASGPVEVVVTSEEISRAFHHPINVSRSGGRWHARAQSSSSGPIPVPTL; encoded by the coding sequence ATGACCACCGTTCTCGACCTGCGAAACGTGACCTTCAGACGCAACGAGAACACCATCGTCCGCGGCATCGACCTCACCGTTCGCGCCGGACAGCACTGGGCGCTCCTCGGACCGAACGGCGCTGGCAAGAGCACGGTCCTCTCCCTCTGTGGCGCACAGACCCACCCCACCTCCGGCACTGTCGAAGTGCTGGGGCGCCGGCTCGGACGCGTCGAACTGCAGGCTCTACGCCGCGACATCGGCCACGTCAATCCGCGCCATCCGCTACGTTCGCCACTGTCGGTCCGCGAGGTCGTGCTCACCGGCCTCACGGGCACGATCGAGACGCCACCGCGATGGACGCCGACGGTCGAGCAGATCGAGAGGGCCGACTCACTCATCGCCTCAGTAGGACTGGCTCAACGCCGAACAGCAACCTGGCCGACCCTCTCGCAGGGTGAACGGGGCCGCACGCTCATCGCTCGCGCCCTGGCCTGTGAACCCCGACTCCTTCTCCTCGACGAACCAACGACTGGCCTTGACGTCGCCGCACGTGAGCAACTGCTTGAAACGATCGACAATCTCCCCAACACCTCGCCCGACCTGGCGTCGATACTTGTCACGCACCACCTGGAAGAACTGCCAGCAACGACAACACACGCGCTGCTCATTTCCGGCGGCCGAATCACCGCCAGCGGCCCGGTCGAGGTCGTCGTCACGTCCGAGGAGATCTCGCGAGCCTTCCACCATCCGATCAACGTCAGTCGCTCTGGCGGCCGATGGCACGCACGAGCCCAATCCTCCTCTTCCGGCCCCATACCGGTGCCCACGCTGTAG
- a CDS encoding FadR/GntR family transcriptional regulator has translation MEQVRRTSLADQAAGLLLARIRSGEWELGAKLPGETTLAPQLGVGRSTVREAIRQLAGRGVLQSRQGAGVFVTALDAPEDWDLILRRADISAVIEARIAIEGEAAALAAERRTPADLRAMRRALERRREQRAAIEEHVGTDMAFHRSIIAASHNEILAGLFDDFVPRLREAMVEMLRIRGHFGDDADHDAHVWVLDAIVARDADAARALSRAHLRSLQEGLT, from the coding sequence GTGGAACAGGTAAGACGCACATCGCTGGCCGACCAAGCTGCCGGGCTCCTCCTCGCACGCATCCGGTCAGGCGAGTGGGAACTCGGCGCCAAGCTTCCTGGCGAGACGACTCTGGCGCCCCAGCTCGGTGTCGGCCGGTCGACCGTGCGCGAGGCCATCCGGCAACTGGCGGGCCGCGGAGTGCTGCAGTCCCGACAAGGTGCAGGCGTCTTCGTCACCGCGCTCGACGCCCCTGAGGACTGGGACCTGATTCTGCGACGGGCAGACATCAGCGCCGTCATCGAGGCACGAATCGCGATCGAAGGAGAGGCCGCAGCACTGGCCGCCGAGCGGCGGACACCCGCCGACCTACGCGCGATGCGCCGCGCCCTCGAGCGCCGCCGGGAGCAGCGTGCCGCCATCGAAGAGCATGTTGGCACCGACATGGCGTTTCACCGCAGCATCATCGCGGCCTCACACAACGAGATTTTGGCCGGACTGTTCGACGACTTCGTGCCCCGCCTGCGCGAGGCGATGGTCGAGATGCTCCGGATCCGGGGCCACTTCGGCGACGACGCCGACCATGATGCGCACGTCTGGGTGCTCGACGCCATCGTCGCTCGCGACGCCGACGCGGCTCGGGCGCTGAGCCGCGCACACCTCCGATCACTTCAAGAGGGCCTCACGTGA